A region from the Mucilaginibacter sp. CSA2-8R genome encodes:
- a CDS encoding glycosyltransferase: MITVIVCSINPQLLAAVKQNIAETIGCPFDVIAVDNRGSTAGISEVYNSAAAQARFDLLCFMHEDIILQTRNWGYVVAELLKAETGIGLIGVAGSYYKTLSPSGWGDVTGYTDCMNIVQGFKNKGPEEYVRQCKNLFDKKYTEVAVLDGVWLCTTKIIAQHIRFDQQTFAGFHCYDLDFSLRVGQQYKVVVTYDVLLTHLSEGSYTRTWMMETIKLHEKWKNYLPVLRSNLIDAKRLYLEKQTFRDFLRLLIHLNLPLSLAKNLLWQRVYVQKMGLPLWLNMNFHLYKTGKKATRNTNYLPKAYQIGE; this comes from the coding sequence ATGATAACTGTTATAGTTTGCTCTATAAATCCGCAGCTGCTTGCAGCAGTAAAACAAAACATAGCCGAAACTATTGGGTGCCCTTTTGATGTCATTGCCGTTGATAATCGCGGCAGTACGGCCGGTATAAGCGAGGTTTATAATAGTGCCGCTGCCCAGGCTCGTTTTGACCTGTTGTGCTTTATGCACGAGGATATCATTTTACAAACTCGCAATTGGGGATACGTAGTAGCCGAATTGTTAAAAGCAGAAACGGGCATCGGACTGATTGGTGTTGCCGGCAGCTATTACAAAACGCTATCGCCTTCGGGTTGGGGCGATGTTACAGGCTACACCGATTGCATGAACATTGTACAAGGCTTTAAAAATAAGGGACCTGAAGAATACGTGCGTCAGTGCAAAAATCTTTTTGATAAAAAATATACCGAGGTGGCCGTGTTAGATGGGGTTTGGCTGTGCACCACTAAAATTATTGCTCAGCATATCCGGTTTGACCAGCAAACTTTTGCCGGTTTCCATTGCTATGATTTGGATTTTTCTCTAAGGGTGGGGCAACAGTACAAGGTGGTTGTGACGTATGATGTGTTGCTTACACACCTGTCTGAAGGTAGCTATACCCGCACATGGATGATGGAAACCATTAAACTGCATGAAAAATGGAAGAATTATTTACCGGTATTGCGCAGCAATTTGATAGATGCTAAGCGGCTGTATCTGGAAAAACAAACCTTTCGCGATTTTTTAAGGCTGCTTATTCATCTTAATCTGCCTTTATCATTAGCCAAAAACCTGCTTTGGCAAAGAGTTTATGTACAAAAAATGGGTTTACCATTATGGCTTAATATGA
- a CDS encoding peptidylprolyl isomerase: MTKPILFLLAILSLSLQTIAQARHQYVEVVTPQGSCIVKLYNETPIHRDNFIKLVKSGYFNKTTFNRILKNFVIQGGDPDSLYEKPHVLKPEQKWIAPELRQTLYHKRGALAMGRDDNAAQSSFSTQIYLVDGKKVSNGRLDTLEKKSNIHFSAAQREAYTTLGGTPSLDQHYTVFGEIVRGIDLIDKITALKVDKNGTPEKPVWMKLKVLSSKEAAKLEKLKTHQ; encoded by the coding sequence ATGACAAAACCTATACTTTTCCTTTTAGCGATACTTTCGTTATCCCTTCAAACCATTGCGCAAGCCAGGCATCAGTATGTAGAAGTTGTAACGCCGCAAGGCTCATGCATTGTTAAACTTTACAACGAAACACCTATTCATCGAGATAATTTTATAAAACTGGTAAAGAGCGGCTACTTTAACAAAACCACCTTTAACCGCATTTTAAAAAATTTTGTGATACAAGGCGGCGACCCCGATTCGTTGTATGAAAAACCGCATGTATTGAAGCCCGAACAAAAATGGATAGCACCTGAGCTAAGGCAAACTCTTTACCACAAAAGAGGCGCATTGGCTATGGGTCGCGATGACAATGCTGCTCAATCATCATTTAGTACGCAAATTTATCTGGTTGACGGCAAAAAGGTGAGCAACGGCCGGCTCGATACCTTAGAAAAGAAATCAAACATCCATTTTAGCGCCGCACAGCGCGAGGCTTACACCACCTTAGGCGGCACTCCTTCGCTCGACCAGCACTACACGGTGTTTGGCGAGATTGTGCGAGGCATAGACCTGATTGACAAAATTACGGCGCTTAAGGTTGATAAAAACGGTACCCCCGAAAAACCAGTGTGGATGAAACTGAAGGTTTTGAGTTCGAAAGAAGCGGCTAAGTTGGAAAAATTGAAAACACATCAATAA
- a CDS encoding DUF2809 domain-containing protein has protein sequence MTLQIDRPYCYLTVLLLAIEIFIGLFVHDAWIRPYGGDFLVVILLYCLVKSFLRSSYRPVAIGVLLFAYLTETMQYLHVAALLGLQHNQFACIIIGTQFSWTDTLMYTLGIALVWWVEF, from the coding sequence ATGACCTTACAAATTGATCGCCCGTACTGTTACCTTACCGTATTGCTGCTTGCCATAGAAATATTTATTGGCCTTTTTGTTCACGATGCTTGGATCAGGCCCTACGGCGGCGACTTTTTGGTCGTCATCCTGTTGTACTGTTTGGTAAAAAGCTTCTTACGATCAAGCTACCGCCCTGTTGCAATAGGAGTGCTGCTGTTTGCTTACCTTACAGAAACAATGCAGTATCTGCATGTAGCAGCGCTGTTAGGTTTGCAGCATAATCAATTTGCTTGTATCATTATAGGCACTCAGTTTTCGTGGACGGATACGCTGATGTATACGTTAGGTATTGCCTTGGTTTGGTGGGTTGAGTTTTAA
- a CDS encoding Na+/H+ antiporter — protein sequence MTDHFPFYISLVIVIVLLVMLAEKIKVAYPVILVAAGLLISFMPFIPSVHITPELIFIIFLPPLLYEASWSISWKELWRWRRIVGSFAFVVVFFTALAVAFAANYFIPGFSLALGFLLGGIVSPPDAVSAGAIMQIVKVPKRMSVILEGESLLNDASSLIIFRFALIAVATGQFVWYSAALSFGWMLLGGIGIGLLVGWLFMKAHRHLPTNANIDTVLSLVTPYVMYIAAEEVHSSGVLAVVSGGLLLSSKRHWFLSSSSRLRGINVWSSLAFVLNGLVFVLIGLDLPEITAGLKQEGSSFIGAIGYGLIITATLIVVRIFAAYGAVFITLIARNFINVADSRHPGYQTPLLLGWTGMRGVVSLAAALSIPVHLNSGAAFPQRSLILFITFIVILGTLLLQGLTLPALIARIKLPDYSYGDESTEEAENIIHREMSAYALSALKSTYAGRWEQSALLQQMAAKWEGKSKNNPEAIFTEDSLDIYFDLLDKQRKWLLKKNEADKNFDEDVIRKHLKLIDIEEEKMRSL from the coding sequence ATGACCGATCACTTTCCATTTTACATCAGCCTCGTTATTGTTATCGTACTATTGGTCATGCTGGCCGAAAAAATAAAAGTAGCTTATCCGGTGATATTGGTAGCTGCAGGTTTGCTTATTAGCTTTATGCCTTTCATCCCATCGGTACATATCACGCCCGAGCTTATCTTCATTATTTTTTTACCGCCGCTACTTTATGAGGCATCTTGGTCTATCTCGTGGAAAGAGCTCTGGCGCTGGCGGCGTATTGTAGGTAGTTTTGCATTCGTAGTGGTGTTCTTTACAGCCTTGGCTGTAGCCTTTGCAGCCAATTATTTTATACCGGGCTTTTCGTTAGCTCTCGGCTTTTTATTAGGCGGCATTGTATCACCACCCGACGCTGTTAGTGCAGGTGCCATTATGCAGATTGTGAAAGTACCGAAGCGAATGTCGGTTATTTTAGAGGGTGAGAGTTTGCTAAACGATGCGTCTTCGCTCATTATCTTTAGGTTCGCTTTAATAGCCGTAGCCACCGGCCAGTTTGTTTGGTACAGTGCGGCTTTAAGTTTTGGCTGGATGCTGTTAGGTGGTATAGGTATTGGCTTACTTGTAGGATGGCTATTTATGAAAGCGCACCGGCATTTACCAACCAACGCTAATATTGATACCGTATTGAGCCTGGTAACCCCTTATGTGATGTACATCGCCGCCGAGGAGGTGCACAGTTCGGGTGTGTTAGCGGTTGTAAGTGGCGGCCTATTATTGTCCAGCAAACGCCATTGGTTTTTAAGCAGCAGCTCGAGACTTCGGGGCATTAATGTTTGGTCGAGTTTAGCCTTTGTGCTTAACGGGCTTGTATTTGTACTCATAGGCCTTGATCTGCCCGAAATAACAGCCGGTTTAAAACAGGAGGGAAGCAGTTTTATCGGAGCTATTGGGTATGGTTTGATTATTACCGCTACGCTTATTGTTGTCAGAATTTTTGCCGCCTACGGCGCTGTCTTTATCACGTTGATTGCACGCAATTTTATAAACGTGGCCGACTCCCGGCATCCGGGTTACCAAACGCCGTTGTTGTTAGGTTGGACAGGTATGCGTGGTGTGGTATCACTGGCGGCGGCCCTGTCTATACCTGTGCATTTAAACAGCGGTGCTGCATTTCCGCAGCGCAGCCTTATCTTGTTTATAACTTTTATTGTAATATTAGGTACCCTATTGTTGCAAGGCCTTACCTTACCCGCTTTGATAGCGCGTATCAAACTGCCTGATTATTCTTATGGAGACGAGTCGACAGAAGAAGCCGAAAATATAATCCATCGAGAGATGTCGGCTTACGCGCTGTCAGCGCTTAAATCGACCTATGCCGGGCGCTGGGAGCAATCTGCTTTACTACAGCAAATGGCCGCTAAGTGGGAAGGCAAAAGTAAAAACAACCCGGAAGCTATATTTACGGAGGATAGTTTAGATATTTACTTTGACTTGCTTGACAAGCAGCGCAAATGGCTACTAAAGAAAAATGAGGCGGACAAAAATTTTGATGAAGATGTGATACGGAAGCATTTAAAACTAATTGATATTGAAGAAGAAAAAATGCGTTCGCTGTAG
- a CDS encoding TlpA disulfide reductase family protein, with amino-acid sequence MKPHTIHIIFFIGIIFGLRTASIAKPSSSTKIIFRVTKGCSLYLTYPRNLIKTKELFIEHAVKDTTVEVEVLLTKPFNLFNTNKGQTPYLMMPGFTYTCILSNPQETQWHFESTDRQKASESNALNELQKLTERFDLSAPNGVAKLIRSSDGYNLDIDNALTHLYKKRLEVLAQFNGIGSLSPEGYNALKAYVKYEYLHNRLKPMYLKRFKHKPLPVWYADSLLKIDLRDIDAKYIALYPVQGVCIFTNRLQATEKYHDASLSKTFTLAKQLPAGEVKNVLLYQIMQLQVDVTTNIYKQYTDSLTKYSNNDVLNQIIFDNLKQALAVNGSKDSFYTLTNQPVTLSKLLAIKDTVLYVDFWASWCMPCLQEMPASFKLRQALKSKAVTFCYISIDKKGDSWKNKSKDIDLTANSYWLPDIEKSAFAFDLKIQSIPRYVIIKNGKIIDRDAPRPSDKNLKQVLLSHVNTL; translated from the coding sequence ATGAAACCTCATACTATTCATATTATTTTTTTTATCGGCATCATTTTTGGCCTACGCACAGCATCAATTGCAAAACCAAGTTCTTCAACAAAAATAATTTTTCGGGTAACCAAAGGCTGCAGCTTGTACCTTACTTATCCGCGCAACCTAATAAAAACTAAAGAGCTTTTTATTGAGCATGCAGTTAAGGACACTACAGTTGAGGTAGAGGTATTGCTAACCAAACCATTCAATCTTTTTAATACCAATAAGGGACAAACACCTTATTTGATGATGCCAGGCTTTACCTACACTTGTATTTTGAGCAATCCTCAAGAAACGCAATGGCATTTTGAGAGCACTGATCGGCAAAAGGCTTCGGAGAGCAATGCGCTAAACGAATTGCAGAAGCTCACCGAGCGCTTTGATTTAAGTGCCCCCAATGGTGTAGCCAAACTGATCAGAAGCTCAGACGGCTATAATTTAGATATAGACAATGCATTGACACATCTTTATAAAAAAAGGCTGGAGGTACTCGCTCAATTTAATGGCATTGGTAGCCTTTCGCCCGAGGGGTATAACGCTTTAAAAGCTTACGTTAAATATGAGTATTTGCACAATCGGCTTAAGCCAATGTATTTAAAACGATTTAAACATAAGCCATTACCAGTTTGGTATGCTGATAGTTTACTAAAAATTGACTTAAGAGATATTGATGCCAAATACATAGCACTTTATCCGGTACAGGGAGTTTGCATTTTTACGAACAGACTGCAGGCTACTGAGAAGTACCACGACGCTTCTTTATCTAAAACATTCACTTTAGCCAAACAGTTGCCGGCAGGCGAGGTAAAAAATGTTTTACTCTACCAGATTATGCAGCTACAAGTGGATGTAACCACCAATATATACAAACAATACACCGACTCATTAACCAAATACAGCAACAATGATGTACTGAACCAAATTATTTTCGATAATCTTAAACAAGCTTTGGCAGTAAATGGCTCCAAAGATTCATTCTACACACTTACCAATCAGCCTGTGACGTTATCAAAGCTATTGGCTATTAAAGACACGGTGTTATATGTAGATTTTTGGGCGTCTTGGTGCATGCCCTGTCTACAGGAAATGCCGGCCTCTTTTAAATTAAGGCAGGCACTTAAGAGCAAGGCTGTAACGTTCTGTTATATATCCATAGATAAAAAGGGAGACAGTTGGAAAAATAAAAGCAAAGACATAGATTTAACAGCCAATAGCTATTGGCTTCCTGATATTGAAAAGTCAGCATTTGCTTTTGATTTGAAAATACAATCGATTCCGCGTTACGTTATTATAAAAAACGGTAAAATAATTGACCGAGATGCCCCCCGGCCGAGCGACAAAAATTTGAAACAGGTATTATTGAGTCACGTCAATACCCTATAA